In one Leishmania major strain Friedlin complete genome, chromosome 13 genomic region, the following are encoded:
- a CDS encoding DNA/RNA non-specific endonuclease-like protein has translation MLPRRVALACVGLSSLSLCFLLLSMRGSLLPVLLSPRAVCFRVFGAMVVVVGGFNKHLRRSTRMESVPAKPAAVQPSTLGSSCDCVAPAVSLPSLFFLFPQCCAQAARRLLHDCTYFAAGPRRGARAQPTPTSSLSSPAPSQPLKLWLTCATAAVAGTCGAIVGARLSPWLSRRAARLYTQREAKYRNPLWLLPSPAAAPWPGSWWWRRLWRTSTHRSVSETRRLDYGHAAEWLAACTGCRWLPQRLSRPTLLKLYSPARHSRQSSADRNTAAEVQWGTRMVNKGTHPLAKRSAVAAASKGSTTSLAASALFSIVHFTRAPLHQWQPLPQHAVDVFVSATCQNTENRRSATLAAASPLLCLPRQGFALLYDPVARLPVWCGYYLTRETVDRARRQNRCITFFTDRSLKKTTRRVPAELKARGHDRGHLAPHASVAASPQAAIEAALLSNVLLQHRQINRGVWRWLEAATRAYVRHLPLADVPHAVAMQQHRVRRERSTGAVGAGAAPPSEAATSTQAGPTPAPPRHGAGCKRRRGRPPKSASPLFASPARCSSTCGQAAKRSSRGGSRRGLPRDSELIARLLAAPGVGSGTGSHLRLQGDGVWGCVARTLRCCREWWRWWWPHCSGAAFHRQREREVAVNVGPLYYKQTNDVGQGSWRGSGTATGRTPAIAAASSDAVALPLLCCSRSRQAIQRRGPGNAASPPTRPSPPPPPPPQQSLLIPDAFFFSLWNVHTHEHVHLIVPNHPDAASIRAFTAVVAPRRSTAAGAAASRWPSDDLETALRSLVVSTVELEQLFAESLVELRSRCVSAGVTDATSRDSMRNINRAASSVALRTHFSLFPVYRQRWMWRHCGSGGGSR, from the coding sequence ATGCTGCCGCGACGGGTCGCCCTTGCTTGCGTTGgactctcctctctctctctctgttttctgCTCCTCTCCATGCGCggctctctcctccctgtgcttctctctccgaGGGCGGTCTGCTTCCGTGTCTTCGGGGCgatggtggtcgtggtgggtGGCTTCAACAAACATCTGCGAAGAAGCACGCGGATGGAGAGCGTACCCGCTAAGCCGGCCGCTGTGCAGCCATCGACACTCGGCTCATCATGCGACTGCGTAGCACCAGCGGTCTCGCTGCCTTCACTGTTTTTCCTCTTTCCGCAGTGTtgcgcgcaggcagcacgGCGCCTATTGCATGACTGCACGTACTTCGCagctgggccgcggcgcggcgctcgtGCACAGCCGACGCCAACATCATCGCTGTCGTCCcccgcgccgtcgcagccgctTAAGCTGTGGCTGAcatgcgccaccgcagcagttGCGGGCACCTGCGGTGCGATCGTCGGTGCACGCCTGAGTCCGTGGCTgagccgccgcgcagctcgcTTGTACACTCAGCGCGAGGCCAAGTACCGCAAtccgctgtggctgctgccttctcccgcagcagctccatggCCGgggtcgtggtggtggcggaggctCTGGCGCACTTCAACGCATCGATCCGTGAGCGAGACGCGGCGGCTCGACTACGGGCATGCCGCGGAGTGGCTGGCTGCCTGCACAGGCTGTCGCTGGCTCCCACAGCGCCTCTCACGGCCCACGCTGCTGAAGCTCTACTCCCCTGCGCGCCACTCACGGCAGAGCAGTGCCGAtcgcaacaccgccgccgaagtCCAGTGGGGCACGCGCATGGTAAACAAAGGCACGCACCCTCTCGCAAAGcgctccgccgtcgccgccgcgtcgaaGGGCTCTACGACCTCCCTTGCCGCCTCGGCACTCTTCTCCATCGTGCACTTCACACGAGCACCTCTGCATCAGTGGcaaccgctgccgcagcacgcggTAGACGTCTTCGTCTCCGCTACTTGCCAGAACACCGAGAACCGGCGTTCTgcgacgctggcggctgcgtcgccgcttcTATGTCTGCCGCGCCAGGGGTTTGCACTGTTGTACGATCCCGTCGCCCGTCTTCCTGTGTGGTGCGGGTACTATCTCACCCGCGAAACAGTCGACCGCGCACGGCGACAGAACCGCTGCATCACCTTCTTCACAGACCGCTCACTTAAGAAGACAACGCGACGAGTGCCGGCGGAGCTAAAGGCACGCGGACACGATCGCGGTCATCTCGCCCCGCATGCATCCGTCGCCGCGAGTCCACAGGCGGCCATCGAGGCGGCTCTGCTGTCGaatgtgctgctgcaacaCCGCCAGATCAACCGAGGCGTGTGGCGCTGGCTggaagcggcgacgagggcgtACGTGCGGCATTTGCCGCTTGCCGATGTGCCGCACGCCgtggcgatgcagcagcaccgcgtgaGAAGGGAACGCTCGACTGGCGCTGTGGGCGCAGGGGCTGCGCCCCCTTCCGAAGCCGCAACCTCCACGCAGGCGGGCCCAACCCCTGCACCTccgcgccacggcgctgGTTGTAAGAGACGCCGTGGACGTCCGCCGAAATCGGCGTCACCGCTGTTTGCCTCACCagctcgctgcagctccacctGTGGTCAGGcagcgaagaggagcagTCGCGGCGGCTCACGCCGAGGCTTACCGCGGGACAGTGAGCTCATTGCCCGCCTGCTCGCCGCACCGGGCGTCGGAAGCGGGACTGGCTCGCACTTGAGACTCCAAGGAGATGGTGTTTGGGGATGCGTGGCACGAACGCTTCGATGTTGTCGggagtggtggcggtggtggtggccgcactgcagcggtgcagcctTTCATCGCCAGCGTGAGCGCGAGGTCGCTGTCAATGTAGGGCCGCTTTACTACAAGCAGACGAATGATGTAGGGCAGGGCAGCTGgcggggcagcggcacggcgacAGGGAGGACGcccgccatcgctgcagcaTCATCGGATGCCGTCGCACTGCCTCTTTTGTGCTGCTCTAGGTCGCGGCAGGCCATCCAACGGCGAGGGCCTGGCAACGCAGCCTCGCCTCCGACAcggccatcgccgccaccgccgccgccgccgcagcagtcgctCTTGATCCCTGacgccttcttcttctccctgTGGAACGTGCACACTCACGAGCATGTGCACCTGATCGTACCGAACCATCCCGACGCAGCTTCGATACGAGCGTTCACTGCGGTCGTGGCGCCCAGGCGttcgacagcagcgggagcagcggcgtcgagaTGGCCATCAGACGATTTGGAGACGGCCCTCCGATCTCTCGTCGTGTCTACAGTAGAGCTGGAGCAACTGTTCGCCGAGTCGTTGGTGGAGCTGCGCTCACGATGCGTGTCGGCCGGCGTGACGGATGCGACCAGTCGCGACAGCATGAGGAACATCAATCGCGCCGCTTCGTCGGTAGCGCTGCGGACGCACTTTAGCCTCTTCCCAGTCTATCGACAGCGATGGATGTGGCGGCactgcggcagtggtggtggcagtcGCTGA